The Daucus carota subsp. sativus chromosome 2, DH1 v3.0, whole genome shotgun sequence genome includes a window with the following:
- the LOC108208239 gene encoding abrin-b codes for MAISIIVSRLLFSAVTAACLASSICSARDKVLLMPPEKIEEKFTFYPILPFDTAQATLKRYTRFINNVREEIVSGDTVHGIPRLYNPVKLEESDRYLQVALFNSDEQRISLAIDKSDVYIVGYRTEYEACFFSDTDGADTSSLFPGITRHQLPFKNGYSGMEEIAGSRRDISLGMSELDECIKHLHDLTDNSSLARCMLITIQMVAEAVRYRYVENLVVEHIGETNEGYLPTPTMITLEENWKELSSKIQESVGGVIYPPLVLSDASNQEVTITSITPTLGRNIAVILFVCDSCTSIPEPTVHIIGRNGLCADVPFGFYYDGLPVIMRPCKSTDNANQLWTLMKDATIRSQGKCLTVSGLGNYATIYDCITKSEDYGNKWEIEDNGNIINKESNLALNAGSGYSWSYLNVEQKSYSSSQGWSLGNSTKPIVTPVIGYKGMCMQASRYNGVQLSRCRDKSVHQQWAIYPDGTVRPSLSTTNCLVSKSFPNGKIAVQDVCDGGNAERWLFNYDRSVSDVSNKYVLEVRKDQRIAVVERSADTPTTRQIFDIKFV; via the exons ATGGCGATTTCGATTATCGTATCAAGGCTATTGTTTTCGGCAGTTACGGCGGCATGTCTCGCAAGTAGCATTTGCAGTGCTCGAGATAAGGTGCTGCTCATGCCACCAGAAAAAATAGAAGAAAAGTTCACATTTTACCCGATACTCCCATTCGATACGGCTCAGGCCACACTAAAAAGGTACACGAGATTCATTAACAATGTGCGAGAGGAAATTGTAAGCGGAGACACGGTCCATGGCATACCCAGACTCTACAATCCCGTCAAATTGGAAGAATCTGATCGGTATCTTCAGGTGGCGCTCTTTAATTCTGATGAGCAGCGCATCAGTCTGGCAATAGATAAATCTGATGTTTATATTGTCGGTTACCGAACTGAATATGAGGCTTGCTTCTTTTCGGATACTGATGGCGCAGACACATCGAGCCTGTTTCCAGGCATTACGCGTCACCAGCTTCCATTCAAAAATGGATACTCGGGTATGGAGGAAATAGCAGGGTCCAGGAGGGATATTAGTTTGGGGATGTCTGAATTGGATGAATGCATCAAGCATTTGCACGATCTTACGGATAACTCCTCTTTGGCTCGGTGCATGCTAATTACCATTCAAATGGTTGCAGAGGCTGTCCGCTACAG ATATGTAGAGAACCTCGTGGTTGAACACATTGGCGAGACCAACGAGGGTTACCTACCAACTCCCACCATGATCACCTTGGAAGAAAACTGGAAAGAACTGTCCAGCAAAATTCAAGAATCAGTTGGCGGTGTAATTTACCCTCCATTGGTGTTATCGGATGCTTCAAACCAGGAAGTCACCATAACCTCAATCACTCCAACTTTAGGCCGAAATATTGCCGTCATTCTTTTCGTATGCGATTCTTGTACCAGCATCCCGGAGCCAACTGTGCATATTATTGGCCGCAACGGTCTATGCGCTGATGTGCCATTTGGATTTTACTACGATGGATTACCGGTTATCATGAGGCCATGTAAGTCTACCGATAATGCCAATCAACTATGGACTCTGATGAAAGATGCCACAATTCGATCCCAAGGAAAGTGCTTAACCGTATCCGGTCTAGGAAATTATGCAACGATCTATGATTGCATCACCAAGTCCGAGGATTATGGTAACAAGTGGGAGATAGAGGACAACGGgaatatcataaataaagagTCTAATTTAGCTTTGAATGCAGGCTCAGGGTACAGCTGGAGTTATTTGAATGTTGAACAAAAATCATACTCATCAAGCCAAGGTTGGAGTTTAGGTAACAGCACAAAACCAATAGTGACTCCTGTTATAGGCTACAAGGGTATGTGTATGCAAGCATCACGCTATAATGGTGTTCAATTGAGCCGCTGCAGAGACAAAAGTGTTCATCAACAATGGGCCATTTATCCTGATGGTACCGTGAGGCCAAGTCTGTCGACGACAAACTGCCTCGTATCAAAATCATTTCCGAATGGTAAAATTGCGGTTCAAGATGTGTGCGACGGAGGGAATGCTGAACGATGGCTATTCAATTATGATCGCAGTGTTTCTGATGTGTCCAATAAATATGTACTGGAAGTGAGAAAAGATCAGAGGATAGCAGTTGTGGAACGCTCTGCAGATACACCTACCACTAGACAGATCTTCGACATAAAGTTTGTGTGA